TTACGTTTCACCTTATAAACTCATTTGCAAATATTTAGATCCACATTTATAAGTCTTGGCATAAGATCCCAAGTTTCATTTTTATAAAGAGCCTTCATTTCTTTAACTATAGCAATATCCCACTCCTTAGCACATTTGAattcatcaaaataaataatCTCAAGATCATCagttgattcaaaaaaaaaattaatgacatATATTATTACTATCTTTCTCACATACTGATTtgataattattcttttttattttttaatattaaatttttttctttgtaaACATCATTATTTCTCTTATTACTTTGCTCGACcattgatgataaaaaaaaatagatatagaCGAGGAAGAAGATAAGTTAAAATTCATTGAAGAACTGGATGACAAAAGAAATCAATCCACACATTTTGAATATATATCACTTTCATTTTTATGATtgatatttatagaaaaattatttatgaaggaTAATAAGAAGAAACTTCATCAAGCATAATATCTCGAAATACCTCGTAAGTTTGTGTTGATGGATCCGTACATTTTTAACCTTTTTTcttttcatcataataaaaatgtaTTTATTGAACTACTTTTGACTTCATTCTTATATGCCAAAATACTTAAACTTTGATGGATCTAAGACTCTATCTAATTAACTTACTTAAAAGATAATAATCTAAAATCTTTCTAAAGATATTCTTTTAAATCTTGACAATGTCAATCGCTCTCATTTGAATGAAAGATAAGCATCTAAATATCTTAACCTTTTGGTTCTTTGCAGCCAATAATATCCATGCTCGAGATATCTTATTCCTTTTGGTGCTTTCAATGGAGATCTAAAAAGTGGGGGATGACTTGAGTTTGATGTGTTTGAGAGGACATAAAAAAGATTTCTCAACTCAATGCTAAAGATATATCTTTCAAAGGAGGACACATCACCTTGACCTTGGAAGCACGACACTGCAATAGTACTACCACCTGAAACCACAAGTTCTCCTCCATGGGAAGCACTTGAAAGCATGAAAGCAACACTCATTTCTGTGACATGCATGCTCTTGTGTGACAGTTGATCTGATCACATCTGCACACAATCCATATGAACGACAAGTTAAACATTGTGATCTGATCCAATCACTGGAAGATAAGCTGCCCATCTTCTTGTGGCACACGTCAATCCACACAATTACTGCAAAAGGTTGGCGGTGGCGGCTGCAATGAAGATGACAGCATGAGAAGAATTGTCAGCGATACTATATCTGCCTTCCTAATCATGGTCTATATATTGGTGATATCTTCATCTGTTTCCAATTCACAGTACTTCTACCTCTTCAACTGCGAGACCGATGGCCAAAGCCCAGCCTTCTCGGTATGCGACGGTGGCGCCACCGCTGTTTGTGTCGGTGGCGCGGCAGAAGGTAGCAAGAATTCTGGACACGATAATGGAGGAGGACAAGGAGGTTGCTGATGGTCTCTCGACCGCGCTCGATCGCGGACCTTCGATACGTATGCATGGGGAGAAGTCATTCTTGATCCGACACCATCATTTCCTCATGAACTGATGAGTCCAGTAACAGCGGGATTTTGGAGAATATGTGATGTCCTTTTGTGTTCTGTTCGTTAGTATGTTATAAAAGCTTCTTCTTATTGCTCATCTTTTGGCTCATCACTTGCATTTCTTGTGGCTTCTTTCTTCACGGCAGAGAGAGCATACCATCGAATCAGAAAGTAAGCGATTTGATAGAATTAGGTGACAAATGATCTAATCAAAACTCAAAAACACACAATTTGGTGCTGGTCAAACTAGCAATCCTGTTGTTGGATTGGATAGAAGTACAATGTTGAATTTTCGGAGAAAAACCACAGCTTGAACGTGATAAGATCCTCTGTTTGAACAGGTTTTAGATCGAGAAGTTCGATCCAATTTTCTGAAGAAAAGTCTCTCTCAGAATCTTAGGCAATGCCAAAATTGTACATAATAATCATCTTCTGTCTCTATCCCCAACATTATTTTGATATAGCTTGACAACAAGGCACATCCAAACTACGATCAATAATGCCAGAGTTGGATTTTTTGGCTTCCATGTAACCTTTTGAGCATGCGATTTGGTTTCGGTACTGATTTCTTCCCCGGTGAAAATTGGCTACAACAGAAAGATGACTAGCGCTGTGACTTATTACAGGACAGAGCAACAAAACTGTGTCGTCCACAACTCACAACAACAGACCGATCGATCATTCGATGTCGGTAATAGCAAGTGTGTCTTCAGCTGCGGTGTGCTTCAAGCGTTCGATCGCTTTATCGACCTGCGAAGAACCACCATGAAGGAATCCTTCTTGTACCAGTTGATGCTGAGGCCTCAActtaaagaagaagatgatgaggaggaggaggaggaggaggaggagcagagtCTTCTTACCTCATCGTTCCAGTTTGTCCTGGCAGTGATGACAATGAGAGTCACTGTCTGAACAAAGACTCCGATGATCAAACCCCACCATATTCCCTGAGAAAAAGAACGAACAAAGATTGACATTAACAAGCATGTGCCTCGAGAAATGATATCACGGTATGCGGAGACGGCGCTTACAGCAGCTCCTAGATTAGTCTTGAATCCAAGAACACATCCAATGGGAAGTCCCACGAGATAATAAGCCCCCACATTCACATAGGCAACTATGGCTTGCCATCCGCTCCCAATAGCAACTCCTGAAAAGATCATATACGTGCCATGTTCTTGGTGTTGGTTGGAGTCAAAGGTGTTTGCCATGAGCGAGAATACGTACCTGAGAGGATGGGTTGAACTCCATTCAAGAAGATCGAGATTGCAAGCAGGGGTGTTAGGTTGATGACTGCCTTTATGACATCAGTGCTGTTGGTGTAGAGCTTGCTCAAGGGAGTGCGGAGTAACATGACCAGAACGCTGACGAACAAGCTGATGATGAGGCTGGTggtgacgacgacgatgacggcgAACTTGGCGACTCTCGGATGAGCAGCACCGAGCTCGTTGCCGATCCGAACGCTGCAAGATGCGATGGATTGGAACTTTCGATTCAAGGGCGCATGTGTTCGACTAGTGTTTGCTTTTGGATCACTAACCTGGCTGCATTGCTTAACCCCAGCATGATCATGAAGTCCCAGTTCCAGTAATTGACACTGAAGTAGCACCACATAAACAGGTTAAGATGAGGTTTGATTGATTTCACGGCTGTGAAAGAAGAAGTGGCTTGTGATCGTTACCATATGGAAATGGCATCGAGTGAAATCTCTGGACTTGGCAGGTAGCCTGTGATGAGCACAAGCCCTTGGATGTACCAAACCTCCAAGCTGCATGCAGTCAGTAACTGTCCCACTATTAGAAGCTTCATCATGACGCAGAGAGAAAGGGAGGAAGGAGAAAGCTTACACCAGCATGATGGCTGATGAAATAGTAAGCTTGAGGTAGGGCCAAAGTCCTCGGAAGGCCTTCATGGAGAGCCCAGTCCATGTCTCCTTGCAAGAAGGGCTGAAGAGTATGTAGCTCCATGTGACCAACACGAGCACCCACCAGGAGAAGGAGAGGGTGAGGGAAGCACCGAGGAGGCCGAAGTCGAGCACGAAGACGGCCAGCCAAGAGATGAGGATATGGAAGAGGAGGACGCCCACGGCGATGTAGGCCATGGGGTTGACGATGTTCTGAGCCTGGAGGAAACGCTGCATGGGGCAGTACAGGGCGAAGGCGATGAGCTGCGGGAGCAGGCCGCGGGCGTAGAGCTGCCCCACCTTGGCTATCGAGTCCGACTGGCCGATGGCGCGTAGAAGCGGGCCGGAGAACCAGTAGATGAAGCTGAGGAGGATGGCGGCGACGAGGTGGAGCACCAGGGCTCGCTGGCAGATGACGCCCATGGCTCGGTACTTCTTGGCGCCGAATGCTTGACCGCAGACTGTTTGCACCGCGCTCGCCATCCCGAGCTAAACAGCAGATTGAGCCGGTGAATCGTGGTGGTGTGAGGTGGGTCGAGAGGTTGAGAGGGAAAGGGCTTACCATGATCCCGAAGGCGAGTCCTTGGACGCCGACGTTGATGATGGAGGCGCCAGCGAGGTCGAGGGACCCGAGGTGGCCGACGAACATCTGGGTGACGAGGCTGAGCATGAAGTTGAAGAGCTGGATGACGATGGAGGCCCAGGAGAGACGCCACAGGTTCTTGGACTCCCACACCGCCAGCCGCCACCGGGCGTTGCACGGCACCGGCTCCCACTCCAGCAGCTCCTCCGACACCCGCGACGACTCGTCGATGTCGAGCAGCGGCGCGAGGCTTCCTCTTTCTCCGTATACCCCGTTCTCCGCCATCTCCGTCCTCCCTCACACCTCTCACCTCTCACCGCCACCTCAAGGCTTTAAAGAGGCATCACTGCGTGCCATGAAGCCATGAACTCACTAGTGAGTCACAGCAGCTGAAGCGCTCACTGCCTTTTCTGGAGCTAACATTCTTGATCTGTTCGTTGGCATCTGCAACGACACACTTGGATTCTCCGGTAAGGGAAGGTTAGATGAAGGGCATGGTTCCCCCAGCTACCAGCATTGTTCTCGGGAGGATCTATTCACTGAGTGAAGCGGAGAACAAAATCTAGGTCCAGATCTTGTTGGACTGGACCCAAATGGGATCTTTGTGCTGTGTTTCTACTAGACATTGGTGGACCTGAGATCAATGGACCAAGTTTGACTAGACAATCTGAGTCAAAATCGAGCAAGACTTGAGTGGGTTTAGTCAATTCCGTTTCCTGTTTGACTCGAGCCGGATCGACATGTATTTCTGATATTGCAGGAGAAATCCAGGGGATTTATTTGGAACATCCGTTTATATTTGgcaatatgtatgtatttatatacctCGTTACTTGCAGATGTTTGTATCATTCCTCTCTATCTGATGTATTAAAATTTCAAGAGAAAATATGTTATTTCCTAATTTTGCAAGGATAAATAAATATCTAAAGTCCCCTTTATATTGTTTATGTTTTCCTAATATTTGTAATATATAATGGAGGGTTCAATTCAGAGATTAGTTCcactaaacatgatttttattatctAAAGAAAACTTACAATAAAAgctaatatatttaaatatgctGACATAAGGAGCAAGTTGATGTCCAAACAAGTAGTTTGAATGATGCAAAATATGTTTTGATTGATCGATAACACAGAattaattataagtttttttatgcatTCTTTTGTGACATTTTAAATTAGGCTCAATTGCTTGGCTTATTGGTTTAAGGATAAATCATATATCATGCGTTATTGCttt
The DNA window shown above is from Musa acuminata AAA Group cultivar baxijiao chromosome BXJ2-4, Cavendish_Baxijiao_AAA, whole genome shotgun sequence and carries:
- the LOC135610901 gene encoding protein DETOXIFICATION 41-like isoform X2 encodes the protein MAENGVYGERGSLAPLLDIDESSRVSEELLEWEPVPCNARWRLAVWESKNLWRLSWASIVIQLFNFMLSLVTQMFVGHLGSLDLAGASIINVGVQGLAFGIMLGMASAVQTVCGQAFGAKKYRAMGVICQRALVLHLVAAILLSFIYWFSGPLLRAIGQSDSIAKVGQLYARGLLPQLIAFALYCPMQRFLQAQNIVNPMAYIAVGVLLFHILISWLAVFVLDFGLLGASLTLSFSWWVLVLVTWSYILFSPSCKETWTGLSMKAFRGLWPYLKLTISSAIMLVLEVWYIQGLVLITGYLPSPEISLDAISICVNYWNWDFMIMLGLSNAASVRIGNELGAAHPRVAKFAVIVVVTTSLIISLFVSVLVMLLRTPLSKLYTNSTDVIKAVINLTPLLAISIFLNGVQPILSGVAIGSGWQAIVAYVNVGAYYLVGLPIGCVLGFKTNLGAAGIWWGLIIGVFVQTVTLIVITARTNWNDEVDKAIERLKHTAAEDTLAITDIE
- the LOC135610901 gene encoding protein DETOXIFICATION 41-like isoform X1, encoding MAENGVYGERGSLAPLLDIDESSRVSEELLEWEPVPCNARWRLAVWESKNLWRLSWASIVIQLFNFMLSLVTQMFVGHLGSLDLAGASIINVGVQGLAFGIMLGMASAVQTVCGQAFGAKKYRAMGVICQRALVLHLVAAILLSFIYWFSGPLLRAIGQSDSIAKVGQLYARGLLPQLIAFALYCPMQRFLQAQNIVNPMAYIAVGVLLFHILISWLAVFVLDFGLLGASLTLSFSWWVLVLVTWSYILFSPSCKETWTGLSMKAFRGLWPYLKLTISSAIMLVLEVWYIQGLVLITGYLPSPEISLDAISICVNYWNWDFMIMLGLSNAASVRIGNELGAAHPRVAKFAVIVVVTTSLIISLFVSVLVMLLRTPLSKLYTNSTDVIKAVINLTPLLAISIFLNGVQPILSGVAIGSGWQAIVAYVNVGAYYLVGLPIGCVLGFKTNLGAAVSAVSAYRDIISRGTCLLMSIFVRSFSQGIWWGLIIGVFVQTVTLIVITARTNWNDEVDKAIERLKHTAAEDTLAITDIE